Proteins co-encoded in one Parascardovia denticolens DSM 10105 = JCM 12538 genomic window:
- a CDS encoding acyltransferase family protein — protein MSKHKKRNLALDGIKGVGIIAIILYHYFRPIFPGGFMGVEIFFTLTGFLIASSILRDLTVRYSSDLNLDLGDSRKAEGGWKGVLFFYLKRLVRLWPAMLLMIPTVTIAAWFINKDALVGIGQRIAATLTFSYNYYEIFHGGSYFAQTVPQLLEPMWFVALSAQFYLVIPAYMALVFAWGKSLRPSPRLDDGGLEDREEVLAARSGRIDQTSQAGHPGRTSRKNRTNRIDKKNRKNKGNRQARQNRQNRQFRQFRQSGERKASRVTQVSRTLEAYSAFAQQMKSAGAVGFGLSLLLSVAGAGFMALLYRGDPQEATRVYFGFLTHSFGLLLGVSFAFLLLWFRSWRMRAQAEQAFLESTRGNNETVVESLIKKIQIGRSSAGKIADSRVGRILLPLLSFLSLLVFVFLCFGVRRADVAFWGGLLLVSLLTILMIWGSMGDRSWMRALFSWAPLRYMGRYSFGLYLWHWPLYILARLALPGLRGRYDWVLAAIAFLLTVIMTFLSGRFVEDPVNDWVRSRLSGPEAKGSGRRLTALIAGLVVLALWTGAGLVLARAPQVTSIEAQLQAQAALLKESQNGVAGRPSGKKGADASGSSSSSSSSSSSSSSGTKQAGTGAKEAKPAQPKSTRQPKGAKPSKPSTPTDQPTPLPLPPSAMPSGDQITAIGDSVMLGSASSLQERFPGISIDAQVSRFLVQGIDIVARLRSQGRLRKYILIGLSTNGSGTMDQWNQLYAAAGPGHIFLVVNAHMDRSWTQASNQNVQNFVNQHAHDACLVDWNAAASAHPSWLASDGIHAAGKEGADLYAQTVYRSLNIWLGNQRQAGR, from the coding sequence ATGAGCAAGCACAAGAAACGTAACCTGGCCCTGGATGGCATCAAAGGCGTCGGAATCATCGCCATCATCCTCTACCACTATTTCCGACCGATCTTCCCCGGAGGTTTCATGGGGGTGGAGATTTTCTTCACTCTGACCGGATTCCTCATCGCCAGCTCGATCCTGAGGGACCTGACCGTGCGGTATTCCAGCGACCTGAACCTCGATCTGGGCGATAGCCGCAAGGCTGAAGGCGGATGGAAAGGCGTCCTCTTCTTTTATCTAAAACGCTTGGTCCGCTTGTGGCCCGCCATGCTCCTGATGATTCCCACGGTCACCATCGCCGCCTGGTTCATCAACAAAGACGCTTTGGTAGGGATCGGCCAGCGGATCGCCGCCACCTTGACCTTCTCCTATAACTATTATGAGATATTCCATGGCGGCAGCTACTTCGCGCAGACCGTTCCGCAGCTGCTGGAGCCCATGTGGTTCGTGGCCTTGAGCGCCCAGTTCTATCTGGTCATCCCCGCTTACATGGCCCTGGTCTTCGCTTGGGGGAAGTCTTTGAGGCCGTCCCCTCGCTTGGACGATGGCGGGCTTGAGGATCGGGAGGAAGTCCTTGCGGCTCGGTCAGGTCGGATAGATCAAACAAGCCAGGCGGGTCATCCGGGCCGGACAAGTCGAAAGAACCGGACGAATCGGATAGATAAGAAAAACCGGAAGAATAAGGGAAACCGCCAGGCAAGGCAGAACCGCCAGAACCGGCAATTCCGGCAATTCCGGCAATCCGGGGAAAGGAAGGCGTCCCGCGTCACCCAGGTTAGCCGCACCCTGGAGGCCTACTCCGCCTTCGCCCAGCAGATGAAGTCGGCGGGGGCGGTCGGCTTCGGCCTCTCCCTCCTCCTGTCCGTGGCCGGGGCCGGATTCATGGCCTTGCTCTACCGGGGCGATCCACAAGAGGCCACCCGCGTCTACTTCGGCTTCCTCACCCATAGTTTCGGTCTCCTCCTGGGCGTTTCCTTCGCCTTCCTCCTTCTCTGGTTCCGCAGCTGGCGGATGCGGGCGCAGGCGGAGCAGGCTTTCCTGGAAAGCACCCGGGGGAATAATGAGACCGTGGTGGAGTCCCTCATCAAGAAAATCCAGATCGGACGGTCTTCCGCCGGCAAGATAGCCGACAGCCGGGTAGGTCGCATCCTGCTTCCTCTTCTGTCTTTCCTTAGCCTGCTTGTCTTCGTTTTCCTGTGCTTCGGCGTTCGCCGGGCGGATGTGGCCTTCTGGGGAGGGCTGCTCCTGGTTTCGCTTTTGACCATCCTCATGATCTGGGGATCCATGGGGGACCGTTCGTGGATGCGGGCCCTGTTCTCCTGGGCCCCTTTGCGATACATGGGCCGCTACTCTTTCGGCCTTTACTTGTGGCATTGGCCCCTCTACATCCTGGCCCGCCTGGCTTTGCCGGGCCTGAGGGGACGTTATGACTGGGTCTTGGCCGCCATCGCCTTCCTTCTGACCGTCATCATGACCTTCCTTTCGGGAAGATTCGTCGAAGACCCGGTCAACGATTGGGTGCGTTCCCGCCTGTCCGGTCCGGAAGCGAAGGGTTCCGGCCGGAGGTTGACCGCCTTGATAGCCGGCTTGGTGGTCCTCGCCCTCTGGACGGGGGCTGGCCTGGTTTTGGCCCGGGCCCCTCAGGTGACGTCGATCGAAGCCCAATTGCAGGCTCAGGCGGCCCTTCTGAAGGAATCCCAGAATGGCGTGGCCGGCCGTCCGTCAGGGAAGAAGGGGGCCGATGCTTCGGGATCTTCCTCCTCAAGCTCGTCTTCTTCAAGCTCTTCCTCCTCGGGGACAAAGCAGGCCGGTACGGGTGCGAAAGAGGCCAAGCCCGCGCAGCCGAAGTCGACCAGGCAGCCAAAAGGAGCCAAGCCGTCCAAACCATCCACGCCGACCGATCAGCCGACTCCCCTTCCCTTGCCTCCTTCCGCCATGCCTTCCGGCGACCAAATCACCGCCATCGGGGATTCGGTCATGTTGGGTTCGGCCAGCTCCCTGCAGGAGCGCTTCCCAGGCATCTCCATCGACGCCCAGGTGTCCCGTTTCCTGGTCCAAGGCATCGACATCGTGGCTCGGCTGCGGTCCCAAGGGCGTTTGCGCAAGTACATCCTCATCGGACTCAGCACCAACGGCTCGGGGACGATGGACCAGTGGAACCAGCTGTACGCGGCCGCCGGACCGGGGCATATCTTCCTGGTGGTCAACGCACATATGGACCGGTCCTGGACCCAAGCCTCGAACCAGAACGTCCAGAACTTCGTCAATCAGCACGCCCATGACGCCTGCCTGGTCGATTGGAACGCGGCCGCCTCCGCCCACCCTTCCTGGCTGGCCAGCGACGGCATCCATGCCGCCGGCAAGGAGGGGGCCGACCTCTACGCGCAGACCGTCTATCGGTCCCTTAACATCTGGCTGGGCAACCAGCGGCAGGCAGGGCGGTGA
- a CDS encoding DUF4235 domain-containing protein — translation MTKKTAPDTNEQNESKEAKPEEAKGGSPASGLQENLAKVDKMVTEQKKKLEDDPDDFVDKLIKMALPAVTGFVVSKLISLGWDAIFHQGRFSKNDQIEGVDEDEVISGDEASQGILMGMLFAAVSGALGSLASTVSTKESQRLVNKRQDKRQDKHQPKHQPKGKTVAMKSSQAGKASKMGKTSKTSRTFTESKVSPAVSH, via the coding sequence ATGACTAAGAAGACCGCACCCGATACGAACGAACAAAACGAGTCTAAGGAAGCCAAGCCCGAGGAAGCCAAAGGCGGCTCCCCAGCTTCGGGCCTGCAGGAGAACCTCGCCAAAGTGGACAAGATGGTCACCGAGCAGAAGAAGAAGCTGGAAGACGATCCCGACGACTTCGTCGACAAACTCATCAAGATGGCCCTGCCCGCCGTGACTGGCTTCGTGGTCAGCAAGCTCATCTCCCTTGGTTGGGACGCGATTTTCCATCAAGGCCGTTTCAGCAAAAACGACCAGATTGAGGGCGTCGATGAGGACGAAGTGATTTCCGGCGACGAAGCCAGCCAGGGCATCCTCATGGGCATGCTTTTCGCGGCCGTGAGCGGGGCCTTGGGCTCCCTCGCGTCGACCGTCTCCACCAAGGAGTCGCAGCGTCTGGTCAACAAGCGCCAAGATAAGCGTCAGGACAAACATCAGCCTAAGCACCAGCCCAAGGGGAAGACCGTGGCTATGAAGTCTTCCCAGGCCGGCAAAGCTTCCAAGATGGGCAAGACGTCCAAGACGAGCAGGACCTTCACAGAGAGCAAGGTCTCCCCTGCCGTCTCGCACTAG
- a CDS encoding histidine phosphatase family protein, which yields MTNDTQRENKPGKLLLLRHGQTLWSQSGQYTGRTDIPLTEEGRRQAQEAGRRLALLFPDDSFPISHVFTSPLRRAHVTAQLAGFGDCQVESDLAEFDYGPAEGRTRGQVAAALGQDDWDVWSQGPLTLPASLQGEREEEIPGYGPVTVVNGVGESAEMAADRTGEVIERALPYLEAGQNVLCVAHAHILRLLTTRWVGLQPADARIFELDTAHFALLSWHHANRVIERWNF from the coding sequence ATGACGAATGACACCCAGCGGGAAAACAAGCCAGGCAAGCTTCTTCTTTTGCGGCACGGGCAGACTTTATGGAGCCAGTCCGGTCAATACACGGGCCGGACGGACATCCCCCTGACCGAGGAGGGGCGGCGGCAGGCCCAGGAGGCCGGGCGGCGATTGGCCCTTCTTTTCCCCGATGATTCTTTCCCCATCTCCCACGTCTTCACTTCCCCCTTGCGGCGGGCCCATGTCACAGCGCAGCTGGCCGGCTTCGGCGACTGCCAGGTGGAGTCCGATTTGGCCGAGTTCGACTATGGCCCGGCCGAAGGCCGTACGCGCGGGCAAGTGGCTGCAGCTTTGGGTCAGGACGACTGGGATGTCTGGTCCCAGGGGCCTTTGACCCTGCCTGCTTCTTTGCAGGGCGAACGGGAGGAAGAGATCCCTGGTTATGGCCCGGTGACGGTGGTCAACGGGGTGGGGGAGTCGGCCGAAATGGCCGCCGATCGCACAGGCGAAGTGATCGAGAGGGCCTTGCCTTATCTGGAGGCGGGCCAGAACGTCCTCTGCGTGGCCCATGCCCATATCCTGCGTCTCCTGACGACCCGCTGGGTGGGGCTGCAGCCAGCCGATGCCCGCATTTTCGAACTGGACACGGCTCATTTCGCCCTTCTTTCCTGGCATCACGCGAACCGGGTCATCGAGCGCTGGAATTTCTGA
- the dnaK gene encoding molecular chaperone DnaK: MGRAVGIDLGTTNSCIATLEGGQPTVIVNAEGARTTPSVVAFSKSGEILVGEVAKRQAVTNVDRTISSVKRHMGTDWTVEIDGKKWTPQEISAQVLMKLKRDAEAYLGEPVTDAVITCPAYFNDAQRQATKDAGTIAGLNVLRIINEPTAAALAYGLEKGKEDERILVFDLGGGTFDVSLLEIGKDDDGFSTIQVQATNGDNHLGGDDWDQKIIDWLVGEVKNKYGVDLSKDKIALQRLKEAAEQAKKELSSSQTTSISMQYLAMTPDGTPVHLDETLTRAHFESMTSDLLNRCRDPFNAVLRDSGISVSQIDHIVLVGGSTRMPAVQDLVKELTGGKEANKTVNPDEVVAVGAAVQSGVIKGDRSDVLLIDVTPLSLGIETKGGIMTKLIDRNTAIPTKRSEVFSTAEDNQPSVLIQVYQGEREFARDNKPLGTFELTGIAPAPRGLPQIEVTFDIDANGIVHVSAKDKGTGKEQSMTITGGSGLPKDEIDRMVKEAESHEAEDKKRREDAETRNQAESFAYQTEKLVNDNKDKLSDDVAKEVTDKVNALKEALKGDDMEKIKSAQSELMTSAQKIGQQLYSQQAAAGADASAAGTGASSTSNGSASASDDDVVDAEVVDDDDKDKN, encoded by the coding sequence ATGGGACGTGCAGTAGGCATCGATTTGGGAACCACCAACTCCTGCATCGCTACTTTGGAAGGTGGCCAGCCCACCGTCATCGTGAACGCCGAAGGCGCTCGCACCACGCCATCCGTGGTGGCTTTCAGTAAGTCCGGTGAGATTCTGGTCGGCGAAGTGGCCAAGCGCCAGGCTGTGACCAACGTCGATCGCACCATCTCTTCCGTCAAGCGCCACATGGGCACCGACTGGACCGTGGAGATCGACGGCAAGAAGTGGACCCCGCAGGAGATCTCCGCTCAGGTCCTGATGAAGCTCAAGCGCGATGCCGAAGCCTATCTGGGCGAGCCGGTCACCGACGCCGTCATCACCTGCCCCGCTTACTTCAATGACGCCCAGCGTCAGGCCACCAAGGACGCCGGTACCATCGCCGGATTGAACGTCCTGCGCATCATCAACGAGCCTACCGCCGCGGCTTTGGCCTACGGTCTGGAAAAGGGCAAGGAGGACGAGCGCATCCTGGTCTTCGATTTGGGTGGCGGCACCTTCGATGTCTCCCTGCTGGAAATCGGCAAGGATGACGATGGCTTCTCCACCATCCAGGTCCAGGCCACCAATGGCGACAACCACTTGGGCGGCGACGACTGGGACCAGAAGATCATCGATTGGCTGGTCGGCGAAGTCAAGAACAAGTATGGGGTGGACCTGTCCAAGGACAAGATCGCCCTCCAGCGTCTGAAGGAAGCCGCCGAGCAGGCCAAGAAGGAGCTGAGCTCCTCCCAGACCACCAGCATCTCCATGCAGTACCTGGCCATGACCCCTGACGGGACCCCCGTCCACCTGGATGAGACTTTGACCCGGGCCCATTTCGAGTCCATGACTTCCGACCTGCTGAACCGCTGCCGCGATCCTTTCAACGCCGTTCTGCGTGATTCCGGCATCTCCGTCTCTCAGATCGACCACATCGTCCTGGTCGGCGGCTCCACCCGTATGCCCGCCGTGCAAGACCTGGTCAAGGAACTGACCGGCGGTAAGGAAGCCAACAAGACCGTCAACCCGGATGAAGTGGTGGCCGTCGGCGCCGCCGTCCAGTCCGGCGTCATCAAGGGAGACCGCTCCGACGTCCTCCTGATTGACGTCACTCCTTTGAGCCTCGGCATCGAGACCAAGGGCGGCATCATGACCAAGCTCATCGACCGCAACACGGCCATCCCGACCAAGCGGTCCGAAGTCTTCTCCACCGCCGAAGACAACCAGCCTTCCGTGCTCATCCAAGTCTATCAGGGCGAACGCGAATTCGCCCGTGACAACAAGCCTCTGGGCACCTTCGAGCTGACCGGCATCGCCCCCGCTCCTCGCGGTCTTCCTCAGATCGAGGTGACCTTCGACATCGACGCCAACGGCATCGTGCACGTTTCCGCCAAGGATAAGGGGACCGGCAAGGAACAGTCCATGACCATCACCGGAGGCTCCGGCCTGCCCAAGGATGAGATCGACCGCATGGTCAAGGAAGCCGAATCCCATGAGGCTGAGGACAAGAAGCGCCGCGAGGACGCCGAGACCCGCAACCAGGCCGAATCCTTCGCCTATCAGACCGAGAAGCTGGTCAACGACAACAAGGACAAGCTGAGCGACGACGTGGCCAAGGAAGTGACCGACAAGGTCAACGCCCTCAAGGAAGCCCTCAAGGGTGACGACATGGAGAAGATCAAGTCCGCCCAAAGCGAGCTCATGACTTCCGCCCAGAAGATCGGCCAGCAGCTTTACAGCCAGCAGGCCGCCGCGGGCGCGGACGCGTCCGCTGCCGGCACCGGGGCTTCTTCCACCTCTAATGGATCCGCCTCCGCCAGCGATGATGACGTGGTGGACGCCGAAGTCGTGGATGATGACGATAAGGACAAGAACTGA
- the grpE gene encoding nucleotide exchange factor GrpE, which produces MSDFSKEDYLAGMDEVDKMAGNTGPQPASDSAQGSDSDRASVPATSEGPASSEGSADASAAQPEGESQDQQAPAETDSSAEAEAAVDQELNRDGSLTPLGQAKKEAADYLEALQRERADFVNFRNRSQKEQDRFRQHGIIDVLTALLPALDDIDRIRTHGQLDDSFAAVATKIDKTFEKFGVEKYGAAGEDFDPTKYDAVLRKPDASVDHEVIDTLVEAGYRIGDRVIRAARVVVAVPAQE; this is translated from the coding sequence ATGTCTGATTTCAGCAAGGAAGATTACCTGGCTGGCATGGACGAGGTCGACAAGATGGCCGGGAATACCGGCCCACAGCCGGCCTCGGATTCCGCCCAAGGCTCCGATTCCGATCGGGCTTCTGTCCCCGCCACGAGCGAGGGCCCTGCCTCAAGCGAGGGCTCCGCTGATGCTTCCGCGGCCCAGCCTGAGGGCGAGAGCCAGGACCAGCAGGCCCCTGCCGAAACGGATTCCTCGGCTGAGGCCGAAGCCGCCGTCGACCAGGAACTGAACCGGGATGGAAGTCTGACCCCCCTTGGCCAGGCCAAGAAAGAGGCGGCCGACTATCTGGAAGCCCTCCAGAGGGAAAGGGCCGATTTCGTCAACTTCCGCAACCGGTCTCAGAAAGAGCAGGACCGCTTTCGTCAGCACGGCATCATCGACGTCCTGACCGCCTTGCTCCCCGCCTTGGATGACATCGACCGGATCCGCACCCACGGCCAGTTGGATGACTCCTTCGCCGCGGTCGCCACCAAGATCGACAAGACCTTCGAGAAATTCGGCGTGGAGAAATACGGGGCCGCCGGGGAGGATTTCGATCCGACCAAGTATGACGCCGTTTTGCGAAAGCCGGACGCCTCCGTGGACCATGAGGTCATCGACACCCTGGTGGAAGCCGGCTACCGCATAGGCGACCGAGTGATCCGCGCAGCCCGGGTGGTCGTGGCCGTTCCTGCCCAAGAGTAG
- a CDS encoding DnaJ C-terminal domain-containing protein has product MAENEWLNKDFYATLGVSKDASAEEITKAYRKLARKYHPDLNKTKEAEEKFKEISEAYDVLNNKDQRQKYDAIRQFGMGGARFTGGSGAGGSYGNADFSDLFGSMFAGPGGGGGQNIRFSTSGSGPNGINIDDILGMMGGTNGMGGSMGTAGAGPAGFGRSGRGSAGRRGNGNPFAAQEEYNQPEKGGNKSANISLSVRQAARGATVSLGSLGNKFKAHIPAGVRSGQKIRVSGKGKPGRNGGQNGDLYIHVTIKPDPVFSLDGDDIRMLVPVTFLESVEGGRIQVKDMDGEEVDFSLPAGSDSGTEIRIPGRGVHSRKGAGDLIAVTKIRVPDRPNKGQRTAMAAAGKAFEGFDQEIVEERIKSR; this is encoded by the coding sequence ATGGCAGAGAACGAATGGCTGAACAAGGATTTCTACGCCACTTTGGGCGTTTCGAAGGACGCGAGCGCCGAGGAGATCACCAAGGCCTACCGTAAGCTTGCTCGTAAATACCATCCTGATTTGAACAAGACCAAGGAAGCCGAAGAGAAATTCAAAGAGATCTCCGAGGCTTACGACGTACTCAACAACAAAGACCAGAGGCAGAAATACGACGCCATCCGCCAGTTCGGCATGGGTGGGGCCCGGTTCACCGGCGGCTCCGGGGCGGGCGGTTCTTACGGGAACGCTGATTTTTCCGACCTCTTTGGGTCCATGTTCGCCGGTCCCGGAGGCGGGGGCGGTCAGAACATTCGCTTCAGCACCAGCGGTTCCGGTCCCAATGGGATCAACATCGATGACATCCTGGGCATGATGGGGGGCACGAACGGGATGGGAGGCTCCATGGGGACGGCTGGGGCCGGTCCAGCCGGTTTCGGCCGTTCCGGAAGGGGGTCCGCCGGACGCAGAGGGAACGGCAATCCCTTCGCCGCCCAAGAGGAATACAACCAACCGGAAAAGGGCGGGAACAAAAGCGCCAACATCAGCCTCAGCGTCCGGCAGGCCGCCCGGGGGGCGACGGTCTCCCTCGGCTCCTTGGGCAACAAGTTCAAGGCCCACATCCCGGCCGGAGTACGCTCAGGCCAGAAAATCCGGGTCAGCGGCAAAGGCAAACCGGGCCGCAACGGGGGCCAGAACGGGGACCTGTACATTCACGTGACCATCAAACCGGATCCGGTCTTCAGCTTGGATGGCGACGACATCCGCATGCTGGTCCCGGTCACCTTCCTGGAATCGGTGGAAGGGGGCCGGATCCAGGTCAAGGACATGGATGGGGAAGAGGTCGACTTTTCCCTGCCCGCCGGTTCCGACTCGGGTACGGAAATCAGGATTCCGGGCAGGGGGGTCCATAGTAGGAAGGGGGCCGGGGATTTGATCGCCGTGACCAAGATCCGCGTTCCCGATCGGCCCAACAAGGGGCAGAGAACCGCTATGGCCGCCGCCGGCAAGGCTTTCGAAGGCTTCGATCAAGAGATCGTCGAAGAGCGGATAAAATCACGATGA
- a CDS encoding heat shock protein transcriptional repressor HspR, with protein sequence MTHRLTAGDKEAYAAYAMGLISGSFDLVDAEDHGFDANLPVFTVGQTADLVNVHPQTLRQYDRLDLIVPRRTPGGARRYSLRDISRLVTAQHLVNEESINLAGVSRILQLMEENRQLRRQVRRLKKMKELRVFSAEADGNVTEVFSDDSLAEMMKRELAARRRRLRMARARGRMLPAGTYGRVQLRITSYREEREEEE encoded by the coding sequence ATGACTCATCGATTGACGGCCGGGGATAAGGAAGCCTATGCCGCGTACGCCATGGGGCTCATCTCCGGTTCTTTCGACCTGGTGGACGCCGAAGACCATGGTTTCGACGCCAACCTGCCTGTTTTCACCGTCGGGCAGACCGCGGACCTGGTGAACGTACACCCCCAGACCCTGCGCCAGTACGATCGGCTTGACCTCATCGTTCCCCGACGCACGCCCGGCGGTGCCCGCCGGTACAGCCTGCGCGACATCAGCCGGCTGGTCACCGCCCAGCACCTGGTCAATGAGGAATCCATCAACCTGGCCGGGGTCTCCCGCATCCTGCAGCTCATGGAGGAGAACCGGCAGCTCAGGCGGCAAGTGCGCCGGCTCAAGAAGATGAAAGAGCTGCGGGTCTTTTCCGCCGAAGCCGATGGCAATGTGACCGAAGTCTTCAGCGACGATTCCCTGGCGGAAATGATGAAGAGGGAACTGGCCGCCCGCCGACGTCGGCTGCGCATGGCCCGGGCCAGGGGGCGGATGCTGCCGGCCGGGACTTACGGGCGGGTCCAGCTCCGCATCACCTCCTACCGCGAGGAGCGCGAAGAAGAGGAGTGA
- the mgtA gene encoding magnesium-translocating P-type ATPase: MVKINSHVTKQGATNTRLVKQIAQEEAAATLARLGSDHGGLKTDQVDQARAAYGPNRIEGHRKDSRLRFLAEAFLTPFTIVLLFLATLSLFANYIFVPAPQKDLSTVIIMVVMVLISGLTSFVQNVRTSNAVDKLLSLVSVNATVMRDGREEEIATSEVVVGDVVVLSAGDMVPADLRLLTTRDLFCSSSSLNGESTPVEKDATSKPQDLDDYLSYPNVLYEGTTVVSGSGTGVVFATGDSTVFGRLAREISQEGVKQTAFDKGMKDISRLLITMTLILAPVVFLINGLTKGNWLDALIFAIATAVGLTPEMLPVIVTSNLVKGSVEMSKHGTIVKKMNSIQNFGSADVLCTDKTGTLTQDKVVLERHYNLDLHENPGIFELAYLNSFYQTGMQDLMDKAIVQAAQEELDVSRIQKDYVKIDEVPFDFTRRRMSVVVQKSDGEHVLVTKGAAEEMLAACDRAEIDGRVEALTDERRKKVLADIEEMNEDGLRVILIGYKSDNEPAGSATAADEDDLILVGYLAFLDPPKESTREALQDLESDGIKVKILTGDNAAVTKAVCKRVGLPAAKVYTGSQLEEASEDELAGMVEECDIFVKLSPELKTRIITALKAKGHIVGYMGDGINDAPAMKAADVSVSVDTAVDIAKESADIILLHKDLRILENAVRIGRKVFGNTMKYIKITLSSNFGNILSILVASCFLPFLPMLPLQLLVLDLLYGTSCLSIPLDSMPDSYVKTPRAWTTKKLPKFMFCFGPASSLFDVITFALLYFCVCPAIMGGSFTGLSPAGQMGFMVAFHTGWFIESLWTQEMVIHALRDRGIPFIQQRATTPVLAATIGAAAFGTCLLYIPAVARLLKFTLLPAGYLLLVALLLVCYIAVTSLVKRFYLRTEKFLI; the protein is encoded by the coding sequence ATGGTAAAGATCAATTCGCATGTGACCAAACAAGGGGCGACCAACACCCGGCTGGTCAAGCAGATCGCCCAGGAAGAAGCGGCCGCCACCCTGGCCCGGCTCGGCAGCGACCACGGCGGCCTGAAGACGGATCAGGTGGACCAGGCCCGGGCCGCATACGGTCCCAACCGCATCGAAGGCCACCGTAAGGACTCCCGCCTGAGGTTCCTGGCCGAAGCCTTCCTCACCCCCTTCACCATCGTCCTCCTCTTCTTGGCGACCCTCTCCCTTTTCGCCAACTACATCTTCGTCCCCGCCCCGCAAAAGGATCTGAGCACGGTCATCATCATGGTGGTCATGGTCCTCATCTCCGGCTTGACCAGCTTCGTGCAGAACGTCCGGACCAGCAACGCGGTGGACAAGCTCCTGTCCCTGGTCTCCGTCAACGCCACCGTCATGCGGGACGGCCGCGAGGAGGAGATAGCAACCAGCGAGGTGGTCGTCGGGGACGTGGTCGTGCTCAGCGCCGGCGACATGGTCCCGGCAGACCTGCGGCTTCTGACCACCAGGGACCTCTTCTGCTCATCCAGCTCCCTGAACGGGGAATCCACCCCGGTGGAAAAGGACGCGACATCCAAACCGCAGGACTTGGACGATTATCTGAGCTATCCCAACGTGCTTTACGAGGGGACCACCGTCGTATCCGGAAGCGGGACCGGGGTGGTCTTCGCCACCGGCGACTCCACCGTCTTCGGCCGCCTGGCCCGGGAGATCTCCCAGGAAGGGGTGAAGCAGACCGCTTTCGACAAGGGGATGAAGGACATCTCCCGGCTCCTGATCACCATGACCCTGATCCTGGCTCCCGTGGTCTTCCTCATCAACGGGCTGACCAAAGGCAATTGGCTGGACGCCTTGATCTTCGCCATCGCCACGGCCGTCGGCCTGACCCCGGAGATGCTTCCGGTCATCGTGACCAGCAATCTGGTCAAAGGGTCGGTCGAGATGTCGAAACACGGGACCATCGTCAAAAAGATGAATTCCATCCAGAACTTCGGCAGCGCCGACGTCCTCTGCACCGACAAGACCGGGACCCTGACCCAGGACAAGGTGGTCCTGGAACGCCATTACAACCTGGACCTCCATGAAAACCCGGGGATCTTCGAACTCGCTTACCTGAACAGCTTCTACCAGACCGGCATGCAGGACCTGATGGATAAGGCCATCGTGCAGGCGGCCCAGGAGGAGCTTGATGTGAGCCGCATCCAGAAGGATTACGTCAAGATCGACGAGGTCCCCTTCGATTTCACCCGCCGCCGGATGAGCGTGGTGGTCCAAAAGAGCGACGGGGAGCATGTCCTGGTGACCAAAGGGGCGGCGGAGGAGATGCTGGCCGCCTGCGACCGGGCCGAGATCGACGGGCGGGTGGAAGCCTTGACCGATGAGCGGCGGAAGAAAGTCCTGGCCGATATCGAAGAGATGAACGAAGACGGGCTGAGGGTCATCCTCATCGGCTACAAAAGCGATAACGAGCCGGCCGGGAGCGCCACCGCGGCGGACGAGGACGACCTGATCCTCGTCGGCTACCTGGCCTTCCTGGACCCGCCCAAGGAGAGCACCCGCGAAGCCTTGCAGGATTTGGAAAGCGACGGGATCAAGGTCAAGATCCTCACCGGGGACAACGCGGCGGTCACGAAAGCGGTCTGCAAGCGGGTGGGGTTGCCGGCCGCCAAGGTCTACACCGGCTCCCAGCTGGAAGAAGCCAGCGAGGACGAACTGGCCGGCATGGTGGAGGAATGCGACATCTTCGTCAAACTCTCCCCGGAACTCAAGACCCGGATCATCACGGCCCTCAAGGCCAAAGGACACATCGTGGGCTATATGGGGGACGGGATCAACGACGCTCCGGCGATGAAGGCGGCGGACGTGTCCGTATCGGTGGATACGGCTGTCGACATCGCCAAGGAATCGGCCGACATCATCCTCCTGCATAAGGACCTGCGCATCCTGGAGAACGCCGTCCGCATCGGCCGCAAGGTTTTCGGCAACACCATGAAGTACATCAAGATCACCCTCAGCTCCAATTTCGGCAATATCCTGTCCATTCTGGTGGCCTCCTGCTTCCTCCCCTTCCTGCCCATGCTGCCCCTGCAACTGCTGGTGTTGGACCTGCTTTACGGCACTTCCTGCCTCTCCATCCCCCTGGATTCCATGCCGGACAGCTATGTGAAGACCCCCCGCGCCTGGACCACCAAGAAGCTGCCCAAGTTCATGTTCTGCTTCGGGCCGGCCTCCTCCTTGTTCGACGTCATCACCTTCGCCCTCTTGTACTTCTGCGTTTGCCCGGCCATCATGGGCGGGTCCTTCACCGGTCTGAGCCCCGCCGGCCAGATGGGGTTCATGGTCGCCTTCCATACCGGCTGGTTCATCGAGTCCCTGTGGACGCAGGAGATGGTCATCCACGCCTTGAGGGACAGGGGGATCCCCTTCATCCAGCAAAGGGCCACGACCCCGGTCCTGGCGGCCACCATCGGGGCCGCCGCCTTCGGCACCTGCCTCTTGTACATACCGGCGGTCGCCCGTCTGCTCAAATTCACCCTCTTGCCCGCCGGCTACCTGCTTTTGGTGGCCCTGCTCCTGGTCTGCTACATCGCCGTGACCAGTCTGGTCAAAAGGTTCTACCTGAGGACCGAGAAGTTCCTGATCTGA